A single region of the Drosophila gunungcola strain Sukarami unplaced genomic scaffold, Dgunungcola_SK_2 000208F, whole genome shotgun sequence genome encodes:
- the LOC128265994 gene encoding sodium-dependent nutrient amino acid transporter 1-like, with translation MDEAQGSREGHPKSTNDISTVVYSAEGEDLTINCEVECKSSGQRDQCGKGVEFLFSCIALPVGLGNVWRFSLIALVNGGGAFLIPYV, from the exons ATGGATGAAGCCCAAGGATCCAGGGAAGGACATCCAAAGTCGACAAATGACATTAGTACAGTTGTGTACAGCGCCGAAGGAGAAGAT CTCACCATAAACTGCGAAGTGGAGTGCAAGTCCTCTGGCCAGCGCGATCAGTGCGGAAAGGGGGTGGAGTTCCTCTTCTCCTGCATCGCTTTGCCCGTGGGTCTGGGCAATGTATGGCGCTTTTCCTTAATTGCTCTCGTGAACGGGGGAGGAGCTTTTCTGATACCATATGTGTAA